CGCTTAGGCGGCGTCGGGGTGCGATTCTCAGACCGATCCTCAACGGGGAGATCTGCCACCAATTGCCGGATCTTCACTAAACAGGCAGGGTCATCCTTCAGCATGTAGTGAGCGACCGCACCGACTTCGGTGTGGACTCGAGCTCCGCCCAACTCCTCTGACCCCACTGTCTGGCCGGTCGCGCCCTTTACGAGATCCGGACCTCCAAGGCCCATGAACGACGTCCCTTCGACCATCAGGATGACATCAGACAGCGCCGGGAGGTACGCGCCACCGGCGATACACGGCCCCATAACAGCTGCGATCTGAGGAATGCGTAGATAGCGACGCATGATCGAGTTGTAGTAGAAGATCCGTCCAGCCCCGTACTGACCCGGAAAGACACCTCCCTGGTGCGGAAGATTCACACCCGCTGAATCAACCAGATACACGATCGGAACGCGACAACGCATGGCCACTTCTTGAGCTCGAAGCATCTTGGTAATCGTCTCGGGCCACCAAGATCCCCCCTTCACGGTGGCGTCGTTTGCCACGACGACCACTTCCCTCCCCGCAACCCTGCCGACTCCAGTGACCACGCCGGCGCCCGGCGCCTGACCGTCGTAGAGGTCGTGCGCGACGAGAAGCCCCAACTCAACCCACGGCTCTCCATCGTCGAGAAGCAGGTGGACTCGCTCGCGAGCCGTCAGTTTGCCCTGATCGTGCTGGAGCTGAATGCGTTTCGCACCGCCACCGTCGTAAAGTGTGTCACGCAGTTTCCGCAATTCGAACGCGAGTTCGGCCATACGTCCGGAGGGGTCGGGCCCGGATGCATCCGTCATATCAAGCGATCCGTCCCGGTCAAACCGTCTCCCGAGTTGCGAACCACTCGCGGATGTACTCGATGGCTTCTGTGGTCCGAGTTCCCGGACCAAACAACTTCCCCACGCCAAGATCGACGAGGGAGTCGACGTCCTCTTCGGGGATGATCCCGCCACCGGTCAACAGCATGTGATCCACGCCTGCCTCATCCAGAAGCGCCTTCACTCGCGGAAAGAGCGTCAGGTGAGCGCCCGAAAGGATGGACATCGCTATGACGTCCACGTCTTCCTGGATCGCAGCGCTGACCACCATTTCGGGCGTCTGATGAAGCCCCGTATAGATGACCTCGAACCCGGCATCGCGGAAGGCGCTGGCAATGACTTTCGCGCCGCGGTCGTGGCCATCGAGGCCAGGCTTGGCCACCAGTACTCGAATCTTTCGGTCGGTCTCGGACATGGTCGTTCCTGAAGAGGCCGGATGGGTGTCTCCGAAGGCTAAAAAGATACCGGATCACACGTTACGCCGGGAGGAGCCAGGTGCCGATCCAGCGACTCACCGCAGATTCGGGTTAACGCGCCACCAATTGGGTCGTCAGTTCGGCCAGATCCGACACTCGCGGAGTGCGACCTTCATGGAGCCTCAACGGGTCGAAGAGGACTCCCTGGAGACCGGCTGCCGTCGACCCCTGGTAGTCCACTTGGTACAGATCCCCCACATAGAGGCATTCACTCGGTTCCAGCTCTAAGCGCTGGCAGGCATCGAGAAAAATCGCAGGATCAGGTTTCTCCACGCCCACAGTCTCTGAGTCGATGACGAAGTCGAAGTAGGTGGTGAGGCCACATCGGTCGAGGACGTCGGCCATCCTACCATCAGCGTTGGAGATGACGGCCAGGCGAAGCCCCGCGCTCCGGAGCTCTTCCAGCGCTTCGTGCGTGCCCGGCTCGGTTCCAGTCCACATGTGATCCCGGTGGTGCTCATCCCGTAACCGAAGGCCGACGTCTTCAAGTCTGTCATCCGGCACGCCACTGCCCTTAAACAACGCCAGGAAGTACTGATGCCATAGCTCAGGTTCGGTACCGACTTGGCCAGCCTGGATTCCCTCGTGCAGTTTCGCGCGAGCGCGGAGTTCCGCCTCCCGCACCTGCTCGGCATCAGTCACCACCCCAGCCTCTAGAAACAGGCCGGCCATCCGTTCCTGATCCAGGTATACGAGCGTGTTTCCCGCATCGAACAAGACCGCTCGCACAGCCATGGAAACCTCGGTCAGAAGAACACCGGCTCCTTGTACGAACCGAAGACGTCTTCCATGGCCGCACGGATCTCGTACAGAGTGCAGTATGCTCGGGCACAGTCGAGGATGAATGGGACCACGTTGTCCTCGGTGCCACTGGCGTGACGTAAGGCCGATAACGTTCTCTCAACTTCGTCGGCATCACGCCGCTCTCTCAGGTCTGCCATGCTTTCGACCTGACCTGCCTCGACCGAAGGATCGATGCGAAGGGTGTCGATCTCGATACCACCCGACCCCTCGGTGAACTTGTTCACACCCACAACGACACGGTCGCCTGATTCGATCTCACGCTGCTGGCGCATCGCAGAGCCCGCGATCTCCTTCTGGAACCAGCCCTCATGGATACCGGGCACCACACCTCCGAGCGCGTCGATCTGTTCGAAGATCTCCATGGCTTCCTGTTCGAGCTCGTCCGTCAGCGTTTCCACGTAATACGATCCGGCTAACGGATCGATGGTGTCCGCCACTCCGGACTCGAAGGCCAAGACTTGTTGAGTGCGAAGAGCGATGCGGACGCTTTTTTCCGTGGGAAGCGCGAGCGTCTCATCCATGGAATTGGTGTGCAGCGACTGGGTACCACCAAGGGCCGCCGCCATCGCTTGATAGGCGACCCGGACAATGTTGTTCTCGGGCTGTTGGGCCACGAGGCTCACA
This sequence is a window from Longimicrobiales bacterium. Protein-coding genes within it:
- a CDS encoding acyl-CoA carboxylase subunit beta, with the translated sequence MTDASGPDPSGRMAELAFELRKLRDTLYDGGGAKRIQLQHDQGKLTARERVHLLLDDGEPWVELGLLVAHDLYDGQAPGAGVVTGVGRVAGREVVVVANDATVKGGSWWPETITKMLRAQEVAMRCRVPIVYLVDSAGVNLPHQGGVFPGQYGAGRIFYYNSIMRRYLRIPQIAAVMGPCIAGGAYLPALSDVILMVEGTSFMGLGGPDLVKGATGQTVGSEELGGARVHTEVGAVAHYMLKDDPACLVKIRQLVADLPVEDRSENRTPTPPKRLAYELYDLLPDDHRQPYDMKEVLECILDGDALDEFQPGHAPEMICGTGFMDGHPVGVIANARGMFKSDDGPPRLGGIVYTESARKVAYFIETMNRHKTPLLFVQDVSGFMVGPEAEHSGIIRAGAEFVEAMATATVPKIVLTVNHASGAGYYAMAGQGFDPDFIISLPTGRMGVMEGSSAVVALFSGQLEKLKEAGMVPDEDLTTRMDEVREEYERQLDARFAAARGFVDEIVLPEELRPALGLLYKTARHNPGPHIGAFQIPGGTL
- a CDS encoding HAD-IA family hydrolase, encoding MAVRAVLFDAGNTLVYLDQERMAGLFLEAGVVTDAEQVREAELRARAKLHEGIQAGQVGTEPELWHQYFLALFKGSGVPDDRLEDVGLRLRDEHHRDHMWTGTEPGTHEALEELRSAGLRLAVISNADGRMADVLDRCGLTTYFDFVIDSETVGVEKPDPAIFLDACQRLELEPSECLYVGDLYQVDYQGSTAAGLQGVLFDPLRLHEGRTPRVSDLAELTTQLVAR
- a CDS encoding cobalamin B12-binding domain-containing protein, which codes for MSETDRKIRVLVAKPGLDGHDRGAKVIASAFRDAGFEVIYTGLHQTPEMVVSAAIQEDVDVIAMSILSGAHLTLFPRVKALLDEAGVDHMLLTGGGIIPEEDVDSLVDLGVGKLFGPGTRTTEAIEYIREWFATRETV